A genomic stretch from Sphingomonas faeni includes:
- a CDS encoding DUF1349 domain-containing protein: MAEDQVSRRTLIGGAAALAIAGNASVAAAQGSGTAALGRRDGRWLNAPKAWKVAPSGDLTLVTDKGSDFWRETHYGFTRDSGHFLGFTAPAAFTAQLRIRGQYQKLYDQAGIMVRVDERRWVKAGIELSDGRAMLSSVLTDGKSDWATGPYEHDTQDFWMRATVAKGVLRLQVSADGKVWPLVRLAPFPIASSYQVGPMACTPERAGLEVHFSDLSITPPLGKDLHDLS, encoded by the coding sequence ATGGCGGAGGATCAGGTGAGCCGGCGGACGTTGATCGGTGGTGCGGCGGCGCTTGCGATCGCGGGCAATGCCAGCGTCGCGGCCGCGCAGGGCTCGGGAACCGCGGCACTTGGCCGCCGTGACGGTCGCTGGCTGAATGCGCCCAAGGCCTGGAAGGTCGCGCCCAGCGGAGACCTGACGCTCGTCACCGACAAGGGCAGCGATTTCTGGCGCGAGACGCATTACGGCTTCACCCGCGACAGCGGCCATTTCCTCGGCTTCACCGCGCCTGCCGCGTTTACCGCCCAACTGCGCATCCGCGGCCAGTATCAGAAACTCTACGATCAGGCCGGCATCATGGTGCGGGTCGACGAACGACGCTGGGTCAAGGCGGGGATCGAATTGTCCGACGGACGCGCCATGCTGAGCAGCGTGCTCACCGACGGCAAGTCCGACTGGGCGACCGGCCCCTACGAGCATGACACGCAGGATTTCTGGATGCGCGCGACCGTCGCCAAGGGCGTCCTGCGGTTGCAGGTCTCGGCGGACGGCAAGGTTTGGCCGCTCGTCAGGCTCGCGCCTTTTCCGATCGCGTCTTCCTATCAGGTCGGACCGATGGCCTGCACGCCCGAACGCGCCGGACTGGAGGTGCATTTCTCCGACCTCAGTATTACCCCGCCGCTGGGCAAGGACCTCCACGACCTGAGTTGA
- a CDS encoding SDR family oxidoreductase, with product MTSMTNKVALVTGASRGIGRAIGEALGREGATVAINYRSRPEEAAEAVRAVEQAGGTARAFQGDVAKLADIERLFDEVTAAFGALDIVVANAGLPFIGVPVADVSEADFDRVFGLNAKGSFFVLQQAARRVRDNGRIIDISTSTTMFAGAGMGLHSASKAGSKLIVEVLALELGDRGVTVNSVMPGATNTEFLNDAPQSERDRIAAGSPLGRIGEADEVADVVAFLASDRARWITGQHLLANGGARV from the coding sequence ATGACGTCCATGACGAACAAGGTCGCGCTGGTCACCGGCGCATCGCGCGGCATCGGTCGCGCGATCGGCGAAGCGCTGGGCCGCGAAGGCGCGACCGTGGCGATCAATTATCGCAGCCGCCCGGAAGAGGCTGCAGAAGCCGTCCGCGCGGTTGAACAGGCCGGTGGCACCGCGCGCGCGTTCCAAGGCGATGTCGCCAAGCTCGCCGACATCGAGCGACTGTTCGACGAGGTGACGGCAGCGTTCGGCGCCCTCGATATCGTCGTCGCCAATGCCGGCCTGCCGTTCATCGGCGTACCCGTCGCGGATGTCAGCGAAGCGGACTTCGACCGCGTCTTCGGGCTCAACGCGAAGGGCTCGTTCTTCGTGCTGCAACAGGCGGCACGGCGCGTGCGCGACAACGGCCGGATCATCGACATCTCGACGTCGACGACCATGTTCGCGGGTGCCGGGATGGGCTTGCACTCGGCGTCCAAGGCCGGATCCAAGCTGATCGTAGAAGTGCTGGCGCTCGAACTGGGAGATCGCGGCGTTACCGTGAATTCGGTGATGCCGGGCGCGACCAACACCGAGTTCCTGAATGATGCCCCACAAAGCGAACGCGATCGCATTGCTGCCGGCTCTCCGCTCGGCCGGATCGGCGAAGCCGACGAAGTCGCCGATGTGGTCGCGTTCCTGGCCTCCGACCGGGCGCGCTGGATCACCGGCCAGCACCTTCTGGCCAATGGCGGGGCGCGGGTATGA
- a CDS encoding amidohydrolase family protein: MTHASRIDVHQHIVPPFWAKALPAHGGDPSGTVAPDWSPETAIAFMDSQQIATGILSLTAPGVVQWPTTERREMARRVNEYTANVVSVRPGRFGNFATLPLPDVEGALLELDYALDTLHADGVILLANVGGQYLGDPAFEPLWAELDRRHALVFIHPGQPPLQTIHGVAGPLVDYPFDTTRAAVQLVLNGVVDRYPNVSIILAHAGGFLPYASHRFAELAQVFRPELDDPTALLKGLQSFYFDTALSSGDAVFPTLKAFAGDRILFGSDFPYAPAHVASCFTDKLDAYAGFTPAQRSMINRGKALELLPRLRHLTA; the protein is encoded by the coding sequence ATGACACATGCGTCGCGTATCGATGTCCACCAGCATATCGTCCCGCCGTTCTGGGCCAAGGCGCTCCCCGCGCATGGCGGCGATCCATCCGGCACCGTCGCGCCCGACTGGTCGCCGGAAACCGCGATCGCGTTCATGGACTCGCAACAGATAGCGACGGGAATCCTGTCGCTCACCGCGCCGGGCGTGGTGCAATGGCCGACCACCGAGCGCCGCGAGATGGCGCGCCGCGTCAACGAATACACCGCCAACGTCGTATCGGTACGTCCCGGCCGGTTCGGTAACTTCGCGACGCTCCCGTTGCCCGATGTCGAGGGCGCGTTGCTTGAACTCGACTATGCGCTCGATACGCTTCACGCCGACGGTGTGATCCTGCTCGCCAATGTCGGCGGGCAATATCTCGGCGATCCGGCGTTCGAACCTTTATGGGCCGAACTCGACCGGCGCCACGCCCTGGTCTTCATCCATCCCGGCCAGCCACCGTTGCAGACGATCCACGGTGTCGCCGGGCCGCTGGTCGACTATCCCTTCGACACCACCCGGGCCGCGGTGCAGCTGGTGCTCAACGGCGTCGTGGATCGCTATCCGAACGTCTCCATCATCCTGGCGCATGCCGGCGGGTTCCTGCCCTACGCATCGCACCGCTTCGCCGAGTTGGCGCAGGTCTTCCGGCCCGAGCTCGACGATCCGACGGCGCTGCTGAAGGGGCTGCAATCCTTCTATTTCGACACGGCATTGTCGTCGGGCGACGCGGTGTTTCCGACGCTGAAGGCCTTCGCGGGAGACCGCATCCTGTTCGGTAGCGACTTCCCCTACGCGCCGGCGCACGTCGCATCGTGCTTCACGGACAAGCTGGACGCCTATGCCGGGTTCACGCCCGCCCAGCGTTCGATGATCAACCGCGGCAAGGCCTTGGAACTCCTGCCCAGGCTCCGTCACCTGACCGCGTAG
- a CDS encoding aldo/keto reductase, whose product MTIVSANGARIPALGFGTFRMSEDSVAAVLPAALRTGFRHVDTAQIYDNEGAVGAAIRSSGVPRDEIFLTTKIWVGNFSPRAFARSVEESLRKLRTDHVDLLLLHWPNGSDVPRDVQIAELNAVLEKGMTRHIGISNYSIAQMHEAAALSAAPLVTNQVEYHPFLSQDRLLATARDLGMSVTAYYAMADGRSATDPVLREVGARHGKSAAQVALRWLIQQNDVIALSKTAKLERLEENFAIFDFALSENEMLTIGELATPDGRIISPRGLAPDWD is encoded by the coding sequence ATGACCATCGTCAGTGCAAACGGCGCCCGGATTCCCGCCCTCGGCTTCGGCACCTTCCGCATGAGCGAGGACAGTGTTGCCGCCGTTCTGCCGGCCGCGCTGAGAACCGGTTTTCGCCACGTTGACACGGCGCAGATCTATGACAACGAGGGCGCGGTCGGTGCCGCGATCCGGTCGTCGGGCGTTCCACGGGACGAGATATTCCTGACCACCAAAATATGGGTGGGCAATTTCTCGCCGCGTGCGTTCGCGCGCTCGGTCGAGGAGAGCCTGCGAAAACTGCGGACCGACCATGTCGACCTGCTCCTGCTGCACTGGCCGAACGGCAGCGACGTGCCCCGCGACGTACAGATTGCCGAACTGAACGCCGTGCTCGAAAAGGGAATGACCCGTCACATCGGCATCTCGAACTACTCGATTGCGCAGATGCACGAAGCCGCGGCGCTCAGCGCAGCACCGCTGGTCACCAACCAGGTCGAATACCATCCCTTCCTGTCTCAGGATCGCCTTCTCGCCACCGCGCGTGACCTCGGCATGTCGGTCACCGCCTACTACGCGATGGCGGACGGCCGATCGGCGACCGATCCGGTCCTTCGCGAGGTTGGCGCGCGCCACGGCAAGTCCGCGGCTCAGGTGGCGTTGCGCTGGCTGATCCAGCAGAATGACGTCATCGCCTTGTCGAAGACCGCAAAGCTTGAAAGGCTGGAGGAGAATTTTGCTATCTTCGACTTCGCATTGTCGGAAAACGAGATGCTGACGATCGGGGAATTGGCTACGCCGGATGGCAGGATCATTTCCCCGCGCGGTCTAGCCCCCGACTGGGACTGA
- a CDS encoding SRPBCC family protein translates to MTPRHGEGRFAAEIAADPDRIWSTIRDFGRAADWNPVASSSRLVVGTDITPGIERELLTADGQSVLERLTGLDDHAHRLDYEMLSFPIPVMEQRNQITVDQATKGWSLVTFTARFAPADGVAIDEIAAINRTAFAAAAGGIGRLLDADVRPSAGSQDRDRSVPRSARAVLNQPKDY, encoded by the coding sequence ATGACGCCCCGCCATGGCGAAGGTCGGTTCGCCGCCGAGATCGCCGCAGATCCGGACCGCATCTGGTCGACGATCCGCGACTTCGGACGCGCTGCGGACTGGAACCCGGTGGCCAGCAGCAGCCGGCTGGTCGTGGGTACCGACATAACGCCCGGCATAGAACGCGAACTGCTGACCGCCGACGGTCAGTCGGTCCTGGAACGACTGACAGGACTGGACGATCACGCACACCGCCTCGACTATGAAATGTTGAGCTTCCCTATTCCGGTGATGGAACAGCGCAACCAGATCACCGTCGACCAAGCGACGAAGGGCTGGTCGCTCGTGACCTTCACAGCCCGCTTCGCTCCTGCGGACGGAGTAGCTATCGACGAGATCGCCGCGATCAACCGCACCGCGTTCGCCGCAGCGGCCGGCGGCATCGGTCGCCTGCTCGACGCCGATGTTCGCCCATCGGCCGGATCGCAGGACCGGGACCGATCCGTTCCGAGATCGGCACGTGCCGTACTGAATCAACCGAAGGACTACTGA
- a CDS encoding aspartyl protease family protein — MSRYSVLVRLAAVVPFIMGAAPQTHDAIDETLAANRSATAPQGCAWNGTLEQDLRSIDPDAPTILHSVMDRRTGRYANWQSTGPMRTGEGFDGRMPWQQEVSGTVRPEAGGEMPALAISEAYRGANAWWATDRAGAAISDAGPVVESGRRYARLTVTPLRGQTFTAWFDVNTHLLAQVTQKIGAATTTTVYSEYRNVGGCLYAGSMTIDGGDGEQYRQTFTLIRTKSSKTLPRRYFSPPKTDPKDFAFGALGSTSVPFWLEGNHVLFDARINGKGPFTMILDTGGLAVLTVATAKTLAVRATGNTAVGGIGDKVESSGYVHGLDVQIGEFMLHGQTAMVLDLPNTPPPARAMQGMMGYELLRRVIVKIDYRTNILTLSDPKKFDRKRAGIAVPFDYADHMPEVAGSFEGIKGRFRIDTGSGSELVVSSPAVQQHGLRKCHPVGVQRTSGSGIGGTTTAYMTRSDDLKIGAIRFDHFVANLSSQKIGAFADPSYTGNIGGGLLKRYVVTFDYPGQTIYFQRRPDVVDDTGTYERAGISIQAVASGLAIGEVVAGGPAEAAGLRAGDVLSAVDGAKSAVTDLSGLRYRLRNAPVGTAVTFDVLRGTTKISKTIILKDQI, encoded by the coding sequence ATGTCACGCTACTCCGTTCTGGTTCGCTTGGCAGCCGTCGTGCCCTTCATCATGGGAGCGGCGCCCCAAACCCATGATGCTATCGACGAGACGCTCGCGGCCAACCGGTCGGCGACGGCGCCGCAGGGGTGCGCCTGGAACGGCACGCTCGAACAGGATTTGCGCTCGATCGATCCTGATGCGCCGACGATCCTCCATTCCGTTATGGACCGAAGGACGGGCCGGTATGCCAACTGGCAATCGACCGGCCCGATGCGGACTGGTGAAGGCTTCGATGGCCGAATGCCCTGGCAACAGGAGGTGTCGGGCACCGTGCGCCCCGAAGCCGGCGGCGAGATGCCGGCGCTGGCGATCAGCGAGGCATATCGCGGAGCGAACGCCTGGTGGGCCACCGACAGAGCCGGTGCGGCGATCTCCGATGCCGGACCGGTGGTGGAGTCAGGGCGACGCTACGCGCGACTGACGGTTACCCCGCTGCGTGGACAAACCTTTACGGCCTGGTTCGATGTCAACACCCATCTGCTCGCTCAGGTGACTCAAAAGATCGGCGCTGCCACGACCACGACCGTCTACAGCGAGTACCGTAATGTCGGGGGTTGCCTGTACGCAGGGTCGATGACGATCGACGGCGGCGATGGCGAGCAGTACCGGCAGACCTTCACCCTGATCCGGACCAAGTCATCCAAGACACTGCCCAGACGCTACTTCTCACCGCCGAAGACCGACCCCAAGGATTTCGCATTCGGTGCATTGGGCAGCACGAGCGTGCCGTTCTGGCTTGAGGGGAATCATGTTCTTTTCGATGCCAGGATCAACGGCAAGGGTCCGTTCACGATGATTCTCGATACCGGCGGACTAGCGGTCCTGACGGTAGCCACCGCGAAGACGCTGGCGGTCCGGGCCACCGGAAACACCGCCGTCGGTGGCATAGGCGACAAGGTTGAGAGCTCCGGATACGTGCATGGTCTCGACGTGCAGATTGGCGAATTCATGCTTCACGGTCAGACCGCGATGGTCTTGGACCTTCCAAATACGCCTCCCCCCGCCCGCGCCATGCAAGGCATGATGGGCTATGAGTTGCTGCGTCGCGTGATCGTCAAGATCGATTACAGGACGAACATCCTGACGCTCTCGGACCCGAAAAAATTCGACCGCAAGCGCGCCGGCATTGCCGTCCCGTTCGATTATGCGGACCATATGCCCGAGGTCGCCGGATCGTTCGAAGGTATCAAGGGCCGGTTTCGCATCGACACCGGATCGGGTTCGGAACTGGTCGTCAGTTCTCCTGCCGTACAGCAACACGGGTTGCGAAAGTGTCATCCCGTCGGGGTTCAAAGAACGTCCGGGAGCGGTATCGGCGGCACCACCACCGCGTACATGACGCGTTCCGACGACCTGAAGATCGGCGCGATCAGGTTCGATCATTTCGTGGCCAACCTCTCGTCCCAGAAAATAGGCGCGTTCGCCGATCCCAGCTATACCGGCAATATCGGGGGCGGACTCCTCAAGCGCTATGTCGTGACCTTCGACTACCCGGGACAGACCATCTATTTCCAGCGACGCCCGGATGTCGTGGACGACACGGGAACCTACGAACGCGCGGGCATCTCGATCCAAGCCGTCGCTAGCGGACTTGCAATCGGCGAAGTCGTCGCAGGCGGGCCAGCGGAGGCGGCGGGTCTGCGAGCGGGGGACGTGCTGTCGGCCGTGGACGGGGCGAAGAGTGCAGTCACCGATCTATCGGGACTGCGGTATCGCTTGCGCAACGCCCCGGTCGGAACCGCCGTCACGTTTGACGTCCTGCGCGGCACCACGAAAATCTCGAAGACGATCATCCTGAAGGATCAGATCTGA
- a CDS encoding GMC family oxidoreductase, whose product MATASLANGRVLAAGAIPDVVIVGGGSAGAVLATRLSADPRRRVLLLEAGPSFAPDRYPDALTNAGVVGTPDFDWGYSSDDKARLGHDVPLPRGKVLGGSSAVNGTVAIRARPSDFARWTARGIAGWSWDDVLPAFKAMENTPSGAAERHGRTGPFPIRQRSLDELTPSSRAFVAAARATGLSAVGDFNGDDVDGAGPYPLNVVDGVRMNTGMVYLTAAVRARPNLVIRGGAEVDRIIFSGKRATGVRLVSGEIVDGGDIILSGGTFGSPAILMRSGIGPAAHLRALGIPVIADLPVGRRLQDHPFFYNVYALKTPDKGMLPAAGALAWTGSSSAARGDLDLQVSATHFIDPKASPTGGAIVLAAAVTLPKSIGSFELASRDPTVPPHIRYNFFSDPGDLDRMLEAVNLSREIGRTAPFAGMVDHEMAPGVAVTSDAALRANIVANIAAYQHPTSTVPMGADADPTAVVDASGSVRGMQGLRVVDASILPDIPSVPTNVTTIMVAERIAGRINT is encoded by the coding sequence TTGGCTACGGCATCGTTGGCGAATGGACGCGTCTTAGCAGCCGGGGCGATCCCCGATGTCGTCATCGTCGGCGGCGGTTCGGCCGGCGCAGTTCTCGCTACCCGGCTGAGCGCCGATCCCCGGCGCAGAGTCCTGCTGCTGGAGGCGGGACCGAGCTTCGCGCCGGACCGCTACCCCGACGCCCTCACTAATGCCGGCGTAGTCGGAACGCCGGACTTCGATTGGGGATACAGCAGCGACGACAAGGCCCGGCTCGGTCACGACGTTCCCCTGCCGCGCGGAAAAGTGCTCGGGGGCAGTTCGGCGGTGAACGGAACCGTCGCGATCCGCGCCAGACCGTCCGACTTCGCCCGCTGGACCGCGCGCGGTATCGCGGGCTGGTCCTGGGACGACGTGTTGCCCGCCTTCAAGGCGATGGAGAACACGCCATCGGGTGCGGCGGAACGGCATGGACGCACGGGTCCCTTTCCGATCCGCCAGCGCTCGCTCGACGAGCTCACTCCGTCGTCACGCGCCTTCGTGGCAGCAGCGCGGGCGACCGGGCTGTCGGCAGTCGGGGATTTCAACGGCGATGACGTCGATGGCGCAGGTCCGTATCCGCTGAACGTCGTCGATGGCGTCCGGATGAATACCGGCATGGTCTATCTGACGGCGGCGGTCCGCGCCCGACCGAATTTGGTCATCCGCGGCGGCGCCGAAGTCGATCGCATCATCTTCTCCGGCAAACGCGCCACCGGTGTGCGCCTCGTATCCGGAGAGATCGTCGATGGCGGCGACATCATCCTGTCTGGCGGGACCTTCGGGAGCCCCGCCATCCTGATGCGTTCCGGGATCGGGCCCGCCGCCCACCTACGCGCGCTTGGCATCCCGGTGATCGCCGACCTTCCCGTCGGACGGCGTCTGCAGGATCACCCGTTCTTCTACAACGTCTACGCGCTGAAGACCCCGGACAAGGGGATGCTGCCCGCCGCGGGAGCGCTGGCGTGGACCGGCTCCTCCAGTGCCGCCCGGGGCGATCTCGATCTCCAGGTATCGGCCACCCACTTCATCGATCCGAAGGCGAGCCCGACCGGCGGCGCGATCGTGCTTGCGGCGGCGGTGACGCTGCCGAAATCGATCGGATCGTTCGAGCTCGCGTCGCGCGATCCGACGGTGCCGCCGCACATCCGCTACAATTTCTTCAGCGACCCAGGCGATCTCGATCGGATGCTCGAAGCGGTGAACCTGTCGCGAGAGATCGGGCGAACGGCGCCGTTTGCCGGCATGGTCGATCACGAAATGGCGCCAGGCGTGGCAGTGACGAGCGATGCCGCCTTGCGCGCCAACATCGTCGCCAACATCGCCGCCTACCAGCACCCGACATCGACGGTCCCGATGGGCGCCGACGCGGATCCGACCGCCGTCGTCGATGCCTCGGGAAGCGTGCGCGGCATGCAGGGCCTGCGGGTCGTCGATGCCTCGATCCTGCCCGACATCCCATCGGTGCCGACCAATGTGACAACCATCATGGTGGCCGAGCGGATCGCCGGACGGATCAATACCTGA
- a CDS encoding SDR family oxidoreductase, translating into MRVFVTGATGFIGSHVIPELLGRGHHVLGLTRSDAGARQLERAGVEVHRGSLEQPETLAGGVAAADAVIHCAFDHNFETFLANTAKDERNITAMGDALAGTAKPILITSGIGIGTPRNGGPATEDALNPLHANPRIVTELAAAALIARRIDVRTIRLPQVHDTTKAGLITPLIAEARRAGAMAYVREGTTRWAAAHVSDVAKLYVLALERGEPGARYHASAEEGVDARTIAEAIGKGTGLPVRSVGDDDIQHHFGWMAPFASLDMIASSSWTQARLGWKPTGPDLLSDLAAMDYSVPVAA; encoded by the coding sequence ATGCGTGTTTTTGTGACCGGTGCGACCGGCTTTATCGGCTCTCATGTCATCCCCGAACTCCTCGGCCGTGGGCACCACGTGCTCGGGCTGACGCGTTCCGATGCCGGTGCCCGGCAGCTTGAGCGAGCCGGCGTCGAAGTTCATCGTGGCAGCCTGGAACAGCCGGAGACGCTGGCCGGCGGCGTGGCTGCGGCCGACGCGGTGATCCATTGCGCGTTCGACCACAATTTCGAGACCTTCCTCGCGAATACCGCGAAGGACGAACGCAACATCACGGCGATGGGTGATGCGCTGGCGGGGACGGCCAAGCCGATCCTGATTACCTCGGGGATCGGCATCGGCACGCCGCGGAATGGCGGTCCTGCGACCGAGGACGCACTCAACCCGCTCCACGCCAATCCGCGGATCGTCACCGAGCTCGCCGCCGCAGCGCTGATCGCCCGGCGCATCGACGTACGCACCATTCGGCTGCCACAGGTGCACGACACCACCAAGGCCGGGTTGATCACGCCACTGATCGCGGAGGCGCGCCGCGCCGGAGCGATGGCATATGTACGCGAGGGCACCACGCGCTGGGCTGCCGCACACGTCAGCGACGTCGCCAAGCTCTACGTTCTGGCGCTCGAGCGCGGAGAGCCAGGCGCGAGATACCACGCTTCGGCAGAAGAGGGCGTCGATGCGCGCACCATCGCCGAGGCGATCGGTAAAGGTACCGGACTGCCGGTCCGCTCGGTCGGAGACGATGACATTCAGCATCACTTCGGCTGGATGGCACCCTTTGCCTCGCTCGATATGATCGCCTCGAGTAGCTGGACGCAGGCGCGGCTGGGCTGGAAGCCCACTGGTCCCGATCTCCTCAGCGACCTTGCCGCGATGGACTATTCCGTCCCCGTAGCCGCGTGA
- a CDS encoding TetR/AcrR family transcriptional regulator gives MTQQSRRNDPARRQRIIDATLAVIADHGTAATTHRRIAEAAQVPLGSVTYYFATLEDLLTAAFLQLASESSAAFRARLEVATDRATACTAVIDIIANRVWAEPRTLLLSYELYAFAARHPPVGAVMQNWMDSSRSALGRFFDPLTARALDALIEGIGIHNSIDRAPLDRDAVKVIVERIAAC, from the coding sequence ATGACCCAACAGTCCCGGCGCAACGATCCGGCACGGCGGCAGCGCATTATCGATGCGACGCTCGCGGTCATTGCGGATCATGGAACCGCGGCAACGACCCATCGTCGCATCGCCGAGGCGGCTCAGGTTCCGCTCGGTTCGGTCACCTATTATTTCGCTACGCTGGAGGACCTGCTCACGGCGGCCTTCCTCCAATTGGCCTCGGAATCCTCCGCTGCCTTTCGCGCGCGTCTGGAGGTCGCGACGGATCGCGCAACGGCGTGTACGGCAGTCATCGACATCATCGCCAACCGGGTCTGGGCGGAACCGCGCACGCTGTTGTTGAGCTACGAATTATACGCCTTTGCGGCCCGACACCCACCGGTCGGCGCGGTCATGCAAAATTGGATGGACAGCAGCCGAAGCGCCTTGGGCCGCTTCTTCGACCCGCTCACAGCGCGGGCGCTCGATGCGTTGATCGAGGGTATCGGCATCCACAATTCGATCGATCGCGCGCCCCTCGACCGCGATGCGGTCAAGGTCATCGTCGAGCGGATTGCCGCGTGTTAG
- a CDS encoding sugar O-acetyltransferase has protein sequence MAMTQKERMLAGELYIADDPELVADAARAAAWLDRYNRASTATVAERHALLVEGLGHAGSGATIRPPFHCDYGYNIHLGEGVFLNFGCTVLDVLPVRIGAGTQIGPGVQILTADHPRDPAQRGQMLEFGRSVTIGRNVWIGGAALILPGITVGGNAIVGAGSVVTRDVPDGMTVAGNPARLLK, from the coding sequence ATGGCAATGACGCAGAAGGAACGGATGCTGGCAGGCGAACTCTATATCGCCGACGACCCGGAACTCGTCGCGGACGCCGCGCGCGCGGCTGCGTGGCTCGATCGCTATAATCGTGCTTCGACAGCTACCGTGGCGGAGCGCCATGCGCTGTTGGTGGAAGGGCTTGGTCACGCGGGGAGTGGTGCGACAATCCGACCGCCGTTCCACTGCGACTATGGCTATAACATTCACCTGGGCGAGGGCGTGTTTTTGAATTTCGGGTGCACGGTGCTCGATGTCTTGCCAGTGCGGATCGGTGCGGGCACGCAGATCGGTCCTGGAGTGCAGATTCTCACCGCCGATCATCCGCGCGATCCGGCTCAGCGTGGCCAGATGCTCGAGTTCGGGCGGTCGGTCACCATTGGTCGAAACGTCTGGATAGGCGGTGCGGCGCTGATCCTGCCCGGCATTACTGTCGGCGGCAACGCGATCGTCGGCGCTGGCAGTGTCGTGACGCGCGATGTTCCGGATGGCATGACCGTGGCGGGCAATCCTGCTCGCCTCCTGAAATAG
- a CDS encoding helix-turn-helix transcriptional regulator codes for MVNDLPNPLGTYLRDRRTRLDPAAFGFAGGRRRTPGLRREEVASRANISPTWYTWLEQGRGGAPSADVLDRIARGLMLTEPEREHIYMLGLGRPPEARYQPVEGITPRLQRVLDGMVLSPAIIKTAMWDVVGWNRAAAVLLTDYAKLPREGRNILWLMFGSDHVRARNADFDSIARFVVGAFRADVARARASTSIEVTKLVTELSRLSPQFLALWEDNDVVAHGDGVKRIHHPDAGLLAMEFSSFAVEGRPELGMIIYNPASPDDAERLRVLLDEHGNRQVPASS; via the coding sequence ATAGTGAACGACCTGCCCAATCCGCTCGGTACCTATCTGCGGGATCGCCGTACCCGGCTCGACCCTGCGGCGTTTGGGTTTGCGGGTGGACGTCGCCGCACACCCGGTTTGCGCCGCGAGGAGGTGGCGAGCCGCGCGAACATCAGCCCGACCTGGTACACCTGGCTCGAGCAGGGCCGGGGCGGTGCGCCATCGGCCGACGTCCTCGATCGCATCGCGAGAGGTTTGATGCTCACCGAACCGGAGCGCGAGCACATCTACATGCTCGGTCTCGGACGTCCGCCGGAGGCACGCTATCAGCCGGTCGAGGGGATCACCCCGCGGCTTCAGCGCGTACTCGACGGGATGGTTCTGAGCCCGGCGATCATAAAGACTGCGATGTGGGACGTGGTGGGCTGGAACCGAGCGGCCGCAGTGCTGCTGACCGACTACGCCAAGCTGCCGCGGGAGGGGCGCAACATCCTATGGCTGATGTTCGGCAGCGACCACGTCCGTGCCCGCAACGCCGACTTCGACAGCATCGCCCGCTTCGTAGTGGGTGCCTTTCGCGCCGATGTCGCACGCGCGCGCGCCAGTACCAGCATCGAGGTGACGAAGCTGGTCACCGAACTGTCCCGGCTCAGCCCACAATTTCTCGCGCTATGGGAGGACAACGACGTGGTTGCTCATGGCGATGGGGTGAAGCGCATCCATCATCCGGATGCGGGGCTGCTCGCGATGGAGTTCTCATCGTTCGCCGTCGAAGGACGCCCCGAACTCGGAATGATTATCTACAACCCCGCCTCACCAGATGATGCTGAGCGGTTGCGCGTGCTGCTGGATGAACACGGAAACCGACAGGTCCCCGCATCTTCGTAA